The Arvicanthis niloticus isolate mArvNil1 chromosome 21, mArvNil1.pat.X, whole genome shotgun sequence genome includes the window gggggggggggggggggggggcgatctGTCAGCATGTTACCtgtactgttttgttgtttgtgagacaagatctcactgtgaaCTCTGGTGGCTGGCATAGAAttcatatgtagaccaggctaatctGAAGCATACAGTAATTTCccgtctctgcctctcaaatgctgagatcaCAGCATGCCACCATGTAGCCTTGTATTACTTTCTATGGCTGAACATTTCACCATATGAACATACcatctttgttttattcattcatcaggTTGTGATAAACATATAAGGGAGGCCATACCTGTGGGAGTGGCCTGTGAACACCAGCCATTTCAATCCCTTGTTGAAAAGTCActgtctagatagatagatagatagatagatagatagatagataggtagatagatagatagatagataggaaggagAGATATAAAGTTGTAGATACAGATGATtacaaggatatggagaaattGGAACCTTCTACTTTCCTTGTGGGAAGGGTTGCAAAGTAGTAGAATCTTGCATTTCTGTTGTTCTTGGTcccacctcccgagtgctgagattacaggattTGCAGCCATGCCTAATTTTTGTAGTACTGAGAgtaaactcagggcttcatgcacatTGAACATGTGTCACCCAAGCTTCAGCACTGCCATCAGATCACTTCATTGAAACATGCTGCCCACGGGAGCTGACAGGGCTTAGGGCAGTCCACTCTTTTTACTTAGGCTTTAAGAGATCCTGTTCATGTTAATTAAGGAAGCCTTGTGTGGTTGTGAATGTGTTTCTCCTCCTGTTGAGTGAAGTCTGCAACTGTGTTGGAAGGAGAGGGTTACACATGCACACTTTAGTCTTGGTGTTGAGTATTCTGAGGACTCCTGCCTGCAGAAGCACTTCCTTCGCTTCATCTCCATCATCCACAAGGGGCTTCCTCCTGACTGACAACTGTGGGGCTCACTCTGGCATATGGGTGGTGGAGCATTGCAGTCAGTATCTAGCGATTGATGATTCTCTTCTAGCAGTTTTTAGAGTGGGAGTTGTTTTGTTCTCCAAAGTGATAGCATTTACTTTACTAATCGTTGATTAAAAAGCCAGTGAATATAGATTGAACATCAGGGTCTGCTCTGAAGGTGCTAGCTCTGTTCACAATTGTtctgcgccccttttcgagtccccttcgtgaggcagtgtttggatgattactacagcgaggctttattctcgtatcagcagaagcggaagaccccaagcccaggaaaggcactgctatatgtaccctagagtggcgtgttcacttctgattggctgttcactcatcaccccataatacgccccgggatgggcagtgactttggcgcgcttttgccttttgtacctgcgcagttagttgtttacttgtgggagcacaggatgcctgcgccatcttgtaatggcgaatgttatcaccgctaaccgcggctcccTACACACAATGACCATACTCCTATCTGACCTGTTAGCAGAGATTCTGAGTCACACTAAAGATGGAGATTATTCACCAGGGTCAGGACTGTGACTCCAGAGGCCTAGTAATGCCAGGTACTACAGGGGCACCATCCAGACCTAAAACTTGTTTGGTTTACTTGGCAAGTGTTTCCTAAATTGGACTTGCATCTGCTTTTCAGAAGTGGGGGAAGAGATGACAGGCTTCCTGTAGTTTAGTTTAGGAGAAGCAAGGACTTTGCCCAGGTCTTTGAAAAAAACATAACATAGATGTCCCAAATGCTTGGTGCTTAGAGGAGGGGTACCATCTTCAGCACACACTGTACCTGCTGGGTAGTGTGTGTCACTCACTGCACAGCTGGAGAAAAGGCCTGGTTTCTGGAAAGaaaggtaacatttgaaatgtcagcAGTACTCTGCCTCTGCTGTGTGCACAGACTTGCTCTTCAGTCTCTAGGATGTATGCTTCACTGGCAGGGAGGTTTCGTGGACTTGTGAGTGTGAAAAGTTGTATTGCCAGGCTCAGCTGGGCCTCACTAAGTAGCCTTGAGCCTCTGGTCCTCCtgccaggattataggcatgtaccactgtgcctgTTGGGCCTGAGCCCAGGACCCCAAGCATGGTAGGCAAGTAGTCTACTGACCACAGTCTTAGACCCTGGTGTGTAGTTCTTTTGAGTTTATGCCTATATGTGAAGTTGcagttggaattttttttttcaggcttgcTGGCTCCCTTCCTTCcaccctccgtgtgtgtgtgtgtgtgtgtgtgtgtgtgtgtgtgtgtgtgtgtgtgtgtgtgttcacatactcAGCATGCTCTCCACATTCCCCATGTATcattcagggttctctagaggaacagaactgatagaatgaatgtCTATAATAAAGGTGATCTATTAGATATTAGAGTGGCTCACCAGATATGGTTCAGCTAGAGTCCAGTAGCTGGAGAATCCAGTACTTTACAGTTCGGGAGGTTGGATATCTCAGCTGGtttcagtatatgccagaatcctgaagaagtaggctctaatgccagtgaaggaatggacttgtcTGCTAGAGTGAGgccaagcaggcaaagagcaaaggcTGCTTATGTCCATGACTTTTACATCAACTCAAAGCAGGTGGTCTGGGTCAGATTAGAGGTAGGTCTTCCCACttaaatgatttaagaaaaatggaTCACAGATGTGTACCCAGCTGCTTAGggtttagttaattctagatgcagtcaagttgacaaccaagaatagccatcacatccTGTCTTTGCATTCTGAAGGTGAATTACAGCCTAGTCACCACACTCACATAGTGTGACATGGGCTTTGGGTCGCCAGACTCCAGTTCTTACCCTTGTGTGGTGATTGCTTGCCCACTGCGCCATCTATCCACTGCTGGATTGTTTTTAAATAGGATTTCTCTGTCCTGCCCATGCTGATTTGGTCTCAAATATGCTGTCCTTAAGTGGTCTGCCCCATTAGCCTTCTGAGCGCCTGGGACTACTGGTACACTCTGCACCTACCCTGTAAGGACACCAGAGTACATTTACAGGCCTATGTCAGTTATGTTCACACCAGCAGTGTGCAGGGAAGGGCACTGGCCTCTGGATACCCCACATGGCTCTTGGTCTagttgtttttaagatttgtttacattttttaaaagatctatttattttatgtaaatgagaatACCATTGCTctcttgagacacaccagaagagggcatcagaccccaatggttgtgagccaccatgtggttgctgggaattgaactcaggacctctggaagagcagtcagtgctcttaaccactgagccatctctccagcccttgtttacatttttatagttttaattatatgtatatatgtatgtctttgtgtgggtatgtgtgcttGAGTTTAGATCCCTGTGAAGGGCACAAGGGCATTATATCTTCCTGGCCATAGTACAAGCAATTATGAGTCCCctcatgttggtgctgggaactaaaccccaGTTTTCTACAATAACTGTAGGTACTggtaaccactaaaccatctctctaatacctagttttcttttctgttttacttttttttgttgttggtggtgttttggtttttttgtttgtttggttggttggttggctttttgGAGAGGGGtcgttgtttgttttatttttcagacagggttttatgtaaccttgactgtccttgaactctcatCATGTAGAtcagggctgaccttgaactcactgagatccatctgcctctgcctcctaagtgttgatATCAGAGGTGTGCAGCCCACCACACCtgacctcttaaaaaaaaaaatccaactatCTAAATTAAgtactattttttaaagattatatatatatatagtccaaTGCACACTGTCTTTGaaacaccaaaagagggcatcagatccaattatagatggttctgagccaccatgtggttgggaattgaactcaggacctctggaagagcagccagtgttcttaacagttgaaccatctccccagccccttaaGAACTATTTATTATTGGGTGTTTGTTggaggcagggtgtgtgtgtgtgtgtgtgtgtgtgtgtgtgtgtatctccttttatgtatgtagaagtcagaggatagGTTTGTAAAgttagttcttttcttctactgtatggatcctggggatcaaactcaggttgtcaggtttgtgcAACAAGTGCCCATGTTACCAGAGCCCAGAGTTTTTTCCTTTGACATTAACAAATGGGAAGTGTGTTATCATATGCTATAATTGGACAAGATTGTTTTTCAGGGACTTTCAGAGGCCCAGGGCGCTCATTCTGTTCACTCACTTTTACTTGGGGTCATTGCCACCTGTGAGCAGGTTCTGGGTGACAGGCAAGGCTTGTTCTAATTCTTCCCTACTCTGTGTCCCTAAAGGTGACTTCTCTGATCTCTTAGTGGTATTGTGTGTTCTTCCTTCTTAGCTCCCAAGAGGCAAAGAGTCCAAAGGTGGAGCTGCACAGCCACTCAGATGTCCCTTTCCAGATGCTAGACAGCAATAGCGGTCTGAGCTCTGAGAAGATCAGCTACAACCCCTGGAGCCTGCGCTGCCACAAGCAGCAGCTGAGCCGCATGCGCTCGGAGTCCAAGGACCGAAAACTCTACAGTATCCTTGTCCACTGATGGGAAATCGTGTGAGGAAATGGCAAGACAGTTTGCTTCTTATTGTAGTTTTGGTGTGAGGACTGAATCTGGGGTTCATTCCTGCCCAAGCatttgctctaccactgaactctcCCCTTAGTCTCAAGGGAACTTACTACCATATATTAGATAAAATATTAGGTTTTATCATGAgatttttatacatgtacattTATAATGTAATTTAAATCGCATTCAGCTGCTTCCTCTCTGGTGTCCTGTCCCCTAATTTTCCTCTTCCTGGCTAGCcctgctctgcttttctctgtgtgtcccagGCAGTCTTACAGGGTATTTACAGGGACATGGGTACCTGACCCCACTGGGGAGAgcatctcttcctctcctgtctACCATTGACGAGGTATGAATCCTCAGGGAAGGATGGGCCTAGGAGCCCCATGCCATGATGTTTCTCTCTCTTGCACAGGTAACGGTGCTCTTGCAAGTTCTAGGTTACAGCTACCAAGTCATGGATTGTGCCCTTTCTCTGAcctcattgttgttgttgttattattttaatggtttttgatttgatttggtttggttttggtttttcaagacagggtttctctgtgtaaccctggctatcatggaactcactctgtagaccaggctggccttgaactcagagatccacctgtctctacctccctatttatttctgggatcaaaggtgtgtaccaccattgcctggccttaaaatgaggttttattctttgatagtttcatatgtgtgtgctcacacctACTGGAACCTGTGCCCCTCCTACTCtcagttaaacaaacaaataaaaaccaaaagaaagctaCAGAATTTAAGGAGAGTGCTGACATATTTGTGGATTTGGGCCATTACTAAACTATGGTGATTTAGTGGCAGCCGTATCCCCAAAGAGAAGTGACTCCTCTCCCTCCCAGCAGCTTTTAACTACAAGTAGCCTTTCAGACCTCCTGTGTTCCTCTCTCATTCATGCTGGAATGCTGACGGGCCGGGTCTTATGcaggtcttccttccttcctaggaAGGAAGCCACAGCTGCTTTGAGTTCATGCCTGTCACAGCATGTGCCCCTTCCCTCACCCAGGCTGGAATGTTGGCATGCTCAGTTTTGTCCAGGTCTTGTGCAAGCCATAAGTCGTCAtcaccacagctgctgtgtgccTGACTGTAGTGAGCACGCTATGGTCAGAGACAGTATTGTTCACactccttcctgtccttcctgtCCTCCATAATTGTCCCCTAAGCTTTAGAAGGAGTAAAAACAGCTGTCCCACTTGTGGCTGGAAATTGGACAGTTATTTACTCTCTCCAAGATAGATTTTAGGTCCAGTCTGTTGAGGATGTTAGAATttgatttcctctttttttttttttttttttggtggtggtaatACTGCAAAGatgtctttcttatttcttaagTCTGGGTGAGTTACTAGCCAAAATAAGGCCTTGGCTTGCTAATGGTGGCAGAGATTTGACCAAATATTCTTTGGGCTATTGTGTGCATGGTAGACCTAAAGCATAAGCAATAAtaaaactaggtgtggtggtgtatgcccaCTGTCTCTGctcgctccctctctctctctctctctctctctctctctctctctctctctctctctctctctctcgacaggAACCAGTAGTTCAGTGTCCTCCTTGTGTTCTCCAGGCTGTTGAAGACTATCCTGGGATCATGAGATTGTCAAAATAAAGACTGTGGAGGTACCTAAATTAGTAATGTGCCTCCTGTGCAAGcctaagacctgagttcagatttgtAGAACTCTTAAAAAGCCAGGCTATGCCTGCAACCACAGTACTGAGAGGGTAGAGACAAAGATAGACAGGTCCCTGAAGCTCACTGTCTCAGTGAGAGACAGTAAAGATAGGGAGCAGATGAAGGAGTTACCTGATGCTGTCCTCTGCCTTCACATGTGTGTATCCAACACGTGTGCATCCACATCCACTACACGCATGTACACCACACGTAGAACATAACATGCGCaccccaaaattaaaaaaatacagatcaGTGGGTATCTTGTATACATATTATGGAAAATGATATAGACCATAGGCTATACAGgaattcttattttctctctctctatagtcctggttatcctggaactcactttgtagaccttgctggcttcaaactcacagaaatctgcctgcctttgcctcccaagtgccaagatcaaaggtgtgtgccatgctcagctgactttttttttttttttaatatagttttacatgtatgaatgttttgcctgtatgtgtaccatatgcatgccagGTGCctttggagtccagaagagggtctcctggaactggaattagagatggttgtgagccaccatgttggtgttAGCAATTGAATCTAGGAATTGAATCCAAAAGAAAGAAGTGTTCTAAACTCCAGCCCCTAGAAATAAGATTCTAATTTACTTTATGACTTGAATGAATCTTGAAAGCATTTTACTAAGCCTGAAATAAAAGGATTAATGCTAGAAAAGTCCAGTAAAATGAGCTGCCTCCAATAGACAGATTTCTAGACACAGAACATAGAGGTTTCCTGAAGAGTAGAAAGggcagactcacagagatctatctgcctgtcttctgtgagtgctgagattaaagccacCAACCACTGGCTCTAAGATTTTTATCTGATGTATATTCTAAAATTTGTTAAAATCAGTAGTTTGAAACTGCTGTTTAAGAACTTGAGAGGGGGGttgaggatttagctcagtggtagaacatttgcctagcaagcacaaggtcctgggttcggtcctcagctctaaaaaaaaaagacaaaaaacaagagCTTGTGAGGGAGTGGAgcagtggtggaacatgcctttaatcccagtacgacagagacagagacaggtagatgtctgagttcgaggcctgcctggtctacaaagcaagtttcaggacagtcagggttatacagaaaaaccctgtctcaaaaaacaagacaagaagcaggtggatttctgagttcaaggccagcctggtctacagaatgagttccaggacagccaggactacacagagaaaccctgtctcaaaaaaccaaaaacacacacacaaaaaaaaaaaacaaaacaacaacaacaacaacaacaaaaaacaagacaaaacaaaaacaaaagaatttgtgAGACATGTACAGTTTACAGTGGACCAATTTCAATTGTGCTTTTCGGGGTGAAGCTGACTCTGAGTATGGTTGCCATTGTTCTTAACTCTGGCCCAGAGTTCCTCCTGCTTGAGAATGTGGTACACCACTTCAAGTACCCGTGTGTGCTGGACTTGAAGATGGGTACCCGGCAGCACGGGGATGATGCTTCAGCTGAGAAGGCAGCCCGGCAGATGAGGAAGTGTGAGCAGAGCACATCGGCCACGCTGGGGGTCAGGGTCTGTGGCATGCAGGTGAGTCACCACTGCTCAGAGCCCAGGTGCTGCCGAGTGCATGTTTTAGGTTGTGCCCATACCTGCTTGACACCTGTGTTCTTCTGGCCTGCACTGTTCCAGAATCTCCTCTCAAAAGGTGAGTCACCCACAGGGTGCTGAGTGTGGTTTTGCAGGTGGGTTCACTGAGCCCTGCTCTCCTCACTTGACTCTGGCTGAGCTCCACATGCAGGCTCACTGAGAGAGCCTGTTGCCCTGTCATGGGCACAGTAAGACTTGTCTGTCAGCAGTGTGTTCCCAGTTAGAGTCTAGCTTGGAGGCAGACTTCTAGAGTGATGGCAGTAGGCCTGGTGTTGGCTTTCACAGCTCCAGGACTGGAAAACCTGGGCTGAATGTGGCCTCCCTGCTCCAGTAGGAGGAGCTGAAGAGCTCAGGTGGGTCAGAGTGCCTTCCAGACTGGttctgttgtttggttggttgggggttgttttcttttggttgggGGCACTTTGTGGCCATCAGACCTTCTTTGCTCTCAACCTTGTCTTGTCTCCTGGGTTTCAGGTGTACCAGCTGGACACAGGTCATTACCTCTGCAGGAATAAGTACTATGGTCGTGGACTCTCCATCGAAGGCTTCCGCAATGCCCTCTATCAGTATCTGCACAATGGCTTGGACCTGCGACGTGACCTTTTTGAGCCTATCCTGAGCAAACTGCGGGGCCTCAAGGCTGTGCTGGAGCGGCAGGCCTCCTACCGCTTCTACTCCAGTTCCCTGCTTGTCATCTATGATGGCAAGGAGTGCCGGTCTGAGCTACGTCTCAAGCACGTGGACATGGGGCTCCCTGAGGTGCCACCCCTCTGTGGCCCCAGCTCCAGCCCTAGCAACACCAATCTTGAGGCTGGCCCCTCTTCTCCGCCCAAGGTGGATGTCCGCATGATTGACTTTGCACACAGCACATTCAAGGGCTTCCGGGATGACCCCACAGTTCACGATGGGCCAGACAGAGGCTATGTGTTTGGCTTGGAGAATCTTATCAGCATCATGGAGCAGATGCGGGATGAGAACCAGTAGGCCCAGTTCTGGGCCCTAGGACCCCTTCCTCTCCACCCACAGGCAGGGACCATTGCTCTGAACTTGCTGTGAGGACACACAGACTTGCTTTTAAAGGGTTATATTTCTCTTTGGTGTaaactaaaagaaatgtttttagcTGTAGCCTGGAATCCATATATATAAAGTAGAGG containing:
- the Ip6k1 gene encoding inositol hexakisphosphate kinase 1; amino-acid sequence: MCVCQTMEVGQYGKNASRAGDRGVLLEPFIHQVGGHSSMMRYDDHTVCKPLISREQRFYESLPPEMKEFTPEYKGVVSVCFEGDSDGYINLVAYPYVESETVEQDDTPEREQPRRKHSRRSLHRSGSGSDHKEEKASLSFETSESSQEAKSPKVELHSHSDVPFQMLDSNSGLSSEKISYNPWSLRCHKQQLSRMRSESKDRKLYKFLLLENVVHHFKYPCVLDLKMGTRQHGDDASAEKAARQMRKCEQSTSATLGVRVCGMQVYQLDTGHYLCRNKYYGRGLSIEGFRNALYQYLHNGLDLRRDLFEPILSKLRGLKAVLERQASYRFYSSSLLVIYDGKECRSELRLKHVDMGLPEVPPLCGPSSSPSNTNLEAGPSSPPKVDVRMIDFAHSTFKGFRDDPTVHDGPDRGYVFGLENLISIMEQMRDENQ